A stretch of the Marivirga tractuosa DSM 4126 genome encodes the following:
- a CDS encoding sodium:solute symporter family protein — MHIIDISIFVAYMLGVLGVGYYFLRSNKGMDDYYVGGRKMTSWHIGLSVVATDVGGGFSIGLGGLGFTIGISGSWMLFTGLLGAWLAAVFLIPVVRGNKAFDKFHTMPQLFAYFFDKKTALLAALISAIGYLGFTSSQILAGAKLASGTFPDLGLNQALIIMGVIAVVYTVMGGIKAVIYTDTIQWIILLSGLIFIGIPLSYNAVGGWSAIKATLDPEMLSMTNISWQDVVYWVVTIIPIWFVGMTLYQRIYASKDVKTAKKAWYIAGIFEWPIMAFMGVALGLIARVAADQGMFAGFGPENIAQADPEKGLPMMLATVLPVGLLGLMMSAYFSAILSTADSCLMASSGNFVSDFIKKFTNRFDSDKKELRLSQVVTLIVGTLALLLASAMENVLSLMLYSYAFMVSGLFVPILGGLFWNKTNGNAAFSAMIAGGLTTALLQANKITFGTATKMSELRTFMNEAKSKVEFTGVNIDNMTPGQVVESINKMQIIDLPFTEYLFKLPLGLDPNVFGICFSAIIFVTYSLIYPKK, encoded by the coding sequence ATGCACATAATAGATATTTCAATTTTTGTTGCTTACATGCTTGGTGTTCTAGGAGTTGGCTATTACTTCTTGAGATCCAATAAAGGGATGGATGATTACTATGTAGGAGGGAGGAAAATGACCAGTTGGCACATTGGATTAAGTGTTGTAGCCACGGATGTAGGAGGAGGTTTTTCAATTGGCTTAGGTGGGCTGGGGTTTACCATCGGGATTTCAGGCTCATGGATGCTTTTTACTGGGCTTCTTGGTGCATGGCTTGCCGCTGTTTTTCTTATTCCGGTGGTTAGAGGAAATAAAGCATTCGATAAGTTTCATACCATGCCACAGCTTTTTGCTTATTTTTTCGATAAGAAAACAGCATTGTTAGCTGCTTTGATTTCAGCAATAGGATATTTAGGTTTTACAAGTTCACAAATATTGGCAGGAGCCAAATTGGCCTCAGGAACCTTCCCTGATCTGGGTTTAAATCAGGCATTGATTATAATGGGGGTGATTGCAGTAGTTTATACTGTAATGGGCGGAATAAAAGCAGTTATATACACAGATACCATCCAGTGGATAATTTTACTGAGTGGTCTTATATTTATAGGTATTCCATTGTCATATAATGCTGTAGGTGGCTGGTCAGCGATAAAAGCAACCTTAGACCCGGAAATGCTTTCTATGACTAACATCAGCTGGCAGGATGTGGTTTATTGGGTAGTAACCATAATTCCAATTTGGTTTGTTGGCATGACGCTATATCAGAGAATATATGCCAGCAAAGATGTAAAAACAGCTAAAAAGGCCTGGTATATTGCCGGGATCTTCGAGTGGCCAATTATGGCTTTCATGGGAGTAGCCCTTGGGTTGATAGCTAGAGTTGCTGCTGATCAAGGTATGTTTGCTGGCTTTGGTCCTGAAAATATTGCACAAGCTGATCCAGAAAAGGGTTTACCTATGATGCTAGCTACTGTTCTGCCAGTGGGTTTACTCGGTTTAATGATGTCAGCTTATTTTTCTGCAATACTTTCTACCGCTGATAGTTGCCTGATGGCTTCATCAGGAAATTTTGTGTCAGACTTCATAAAAAAGTTTACGAATCGATTTGATTCTGATAAGAAAGAACTTAGGCTTTCCCAAGTTGTTACATTGATAGTGGGTACTTTAGCACTTTTATTAGCAAGTGCAATGGAAAATGTTTTAAGTTTAATGCTGTACAGTTATGCTTTTATGGTTTCTGGTTTATTTGTTCCTATACTAGGCGGGCTTTTTTGGAATAAAACTAATGGGAATGCAGCATTTTCGGCTATGATCGCAGGAGGATTGACCACTGCATTGCTGCAAGCCAATAAAATTACCTTTGGTACTGCAACAAAAATGTCTGAATTACGAACATTTATGAATGAAGCAAAGTCGAAAGTTGAATTTACAGGAGTGAATATAGATAATATGACACCTGGTCAAGTGGTTGAATCAATCAATAAAATGCAGATAATTGATCTCCCATTTACTGAATATTTATTTAAATTACCTTTAGGATTAGACCCTAACGTATTTGGTATCTGTTTTTCAGCAATAATTTTTGTAACTTACTCTCTAATATATCCTAAAAAATAA
- a CDS encoding GNAT family N-acetyltransferase has protein sequence MEYQTLTSIDSATTLQKNEIADFLYTHLDEFGDAKDDIMKCLDYALSSFGHQGGFVVLAREKGSIKGAVVVNQTGMSGYIPENILVYIAVHSDQRGKGVGKELMKKAINTAKGDIALHVEPENPAKFLYEKLGFTNKYLEMRLKN, from the coding sequence ATGGAATATCAAACACTTACTTCAATAGACTCAGCAACAACTTTACAGAAAAATGAGATTGCAGATTTTCTTTATACGCATCTTGATGAATTTGGTGATGCCAAGGACGACATCATGAAATGTTTGGACTATGCACTTAGTTCATTTGGTCATCAAGGAGGATTTGTAGTTTTAGCTCGAGAAAAAGGAAGTATAAAAGGAGCAGTAGTTGTAAATCAAACAGGTATGTCTGGTTATATTCCAGAAAACATATTGGTTTATATAGCTGTTCATAGTGACCAGAGGGGGAAGGGTGTAGGAAAGGAATTGATGAAAAAAGCTATCAATACAGCTAAAGGTGACATAGCACTTCATGTGGAACCAGAAAATCCTGCTAAATTCTTATACGAGAAATTAGGCTTCACCAATAAATATTTGGAGATGAGGTTAAAAAACTAA